One window of Trichoderma breve strain T069 chromosome 3, whole genome shotgun sequence genomic DNA carries:
- a CDS encoding s1/P1 nuclease domain-containing protein, whose translation MSSISKVALVTLATLQGANAWGVLGHATVAYVAQHYLNAATASWAQGVLNDTSSSYLASIASWADTYRTTAAGKFSAPFHFIDAEDNPPSSCNVDYDRDCGSGGCSISAMANYTQRVGDGRLSKANTAEALKFLVHFVGDITQPLHDEAYEVGGNDISVKFQGYSDNLHADWDTYIPEALIGGDSLTDAQTWANTLISEITSGSYKSQAASWIKGDTISDVITTATRWATDANALVCTVVMPNGAAALQTGDLYPTYYNSVIDTVELQIAKGGYRLANWLNMVYTSNIAKREEGSVEARDTSSLPDLMGRDLLPAARPATRAQLARAAMGGSCCGTDHDHEHKH comes from the exons AtgtcttccatctcaaaggtCGCCTTGGTGACTCTGGCTACGCTCCAGGGAGCCAATGCTTGGGGGGTCTTGGGCCACGCAACCGTCGCCTACGTTGCGCAGCACTATCTGAACGCTGCCACAGCATCATG GGCCCAGGGAGTTCTCAATGACACCTCCAGCTCTTACCTGGCCAGCATCGCCTCTTGGGCTGACACCTACCGCACCACTGCGGCTGGCAAGTTCTCGGCTCCCTTCCACTTCATCGACGCTGAGGACAACCCCCCATCCTCATGCAATGTCGACTATGACCGAGACTGCGGCAGTGGTGGCtgctccatctcggccatggccaacTACACCCAGCGAGTTGGAGACGGCCGCCTGTCTAAGGCCAACACCGCCGAGGCTCTCAAGTTCCTCGTCCACTTTGTAGGCGACATCACGCAGCCCCTGCACGACGAGGCCTATGAAGTCGGTGGCAACGACATCAGCGTCAAGTTCCAGGGCTACAGCGACAACCTGCACGCTGACTGGGACACTTACATCCCCGAGGCTCTCATTGGCGGCGACTCCCTGACCGATGCTCAGACCTGGGCCAACACGCTCATCAGCGAAATCACCTCTGGATCTTACAAGTCCCAGGCCGCAAGCTGGATCAAGGGCGACACCATCAGCGatgtcatcaccaccgccactCGCTGGGCCACCGATGCCAACGCCCTCGTCTGCACCGTCGTCATGCCCAACGGCGCTGCTGCCCTGCAAACAGGTGACCTGTACCCTACTTACTACAACTCCGTCATCGACACCGTCGAGCTGCAGATTGCAAAGGGCGGATACCGTCTGGCCAACTGGCTCAACATGGTCTACACCTCCAACATTGCCAAGCGCGAAGAGGGCTCTGTTGAGGCTCGTGATACCTCTTCTCTGCCTGATCTCATGGGCCGAGACCTGCTGCCTGCAGCTCGTCCTGCTACTCGTGCTCAGCTTGCGAGAGCCGCTATGGGTGGTTCATGCTGCGGAACCGACCATGATCATGAGCACAAGCACTAA
- a CDS encoding metallo-beta-lactamase superfamily domain-containing protein produces MGLLSSFASPKNVQVYALPTGWVHLPDKWLFEDGDDDIMKARSRFPDYSFLICHPSGKNILFDAGMPKNLDVIPPLNRSIDHIFEPQVPKDARDLLSEGPIAPDSLSAIVLSHIHFDHIGDPSTFPDIPYITGPGTKEAALPAYPTNPNSTMLGSLLDRDNYTELSWTKDKWTSLGPFSHVHDFFGDGSFFIVDTPGHLPGHVIGLAQTKPDEWVILGGDCCHHRALLNGSRQVSLTGCPGGTSMHKDTAVALKSIEKLRKLDQDETVFVALSHDASLEGKMPEYPESLNGWRESAWWGAMRQERLQPTAA; encoded by the exons ATGGGTCTCTTATCCTCGTTTGCCTCACCCAAAAACGTCCAAGTCTACGCCCTTCCAACGGGGTGGGTACATTTGCCCGACAAATGGCTGTTCGaagacggcgatgatgatatTATGAAAGCACGAAGCCGCTTTCCTGACTATAGCTTCCTCATATGCCATCCATCGGGAAAGAATATTCTGTTTGATGCTGGCATGCCAAAG AATCTAGATGTCATTCCGCCACTCAATCGATCCATCGATCACATCTTTGAGCCCCAAGTCCCCAAAGATGCGCGCGATCTGCTTTCCGAGGGTCCAATCGCGCCAGACTCCCTAAGTGCCATCGTACTTAGCCACATTCACTTTGACCACATTGGCGACCCTTCGACATTTCCCGATATTCCTTACATCACAGGGCCCGGAACAAAAGAGGCTGCATTGCCAGCGTATCCCACTAACCCGAATTCCACGATGCTGGGCTCGCTCCTGGATCGTGACAACTACACGGAGTTGAGCTGGACGAAGGACAAATGGACTTCCCTGGGCCCTTTCTCACACGTTCACGACTTCTTCGGCGACGGTAGCTTCTTTATTGTTGACACTCCAGGCCATCTCCCTGGTCATGTCATTGGATTGGCTCAAACAAAGCCCGATGAATGGGTTATCTTGGGTGGTGATTGTTGTCATCATCGCGCTCTGCTCAATGGCAGCCGTCAAGTGAGCCTTACAGGATGCCCTGGCGGAACCAGCATGCATAAAGACACAGCTGTGGCGCTCAAGTCCATTGAGAAGCTCAGGAAGCTAGATCAGGACGAGACTGTATTCGTGGCGCTTTCTCACGATGCGAGTCTGGAGGGGAAGATGCCTGAGTATCCCGAGTCCTTGAACGGGTGGCGGGAGTCTGCATGGTGGGGTGCAATGCGTCAGGAGAGATTGCAACCAACAGCCGCGTGA
- a CDS encoding glutamine synthetase, catalytic domain-containing protein, with product MANREILSSRTETLNKYLKLDQKGKIMAEYVWIDSTGETRSKSRTLPELKDKEYTPEDLPVWNFDGSSTGQAPGHDSDVYLRPAAVYPDPFRGSPNIIVLAECWNADGTPNKYNYRHECAKVMEANAALEPWFGLEQEYTFLDHDDRPYGWPVGGFPAPQGPYYCGVGSGKVVLRDVVEAHYKACLYAGVNISGTNAEVLSSQWEFQVGPCVGINMGDELWIARFFLARIAEDFGVKISLHPKPIKGAWNGSGLHSNFSTNQMREEGGMKYIEEALKALEPHHAECIKEYGEDNDLRLTGDCETGSIEKFSWGVANRGTSIRVPRETAARGCGYFEDRRPASNADPYRVTKILMTSIFGKA from the exons atggccaacCGGGAAATTCTGTCGTCTCGAACTGAGACTCTCAACAAGTACCTGAAGCTCGACCAGAAGGGCAAGATCATGGCCGAGTACGTCTGGATCGATTCTACCGGCGAGACTCGATCAAAATCCAGG ACGCTCCCTgagctcaaggacaaggaatACACCCCCGAGGATCTGCCCGTCTGGAACTTTGACGGCTCTTCAACCGGCCAGGCTCCTGGTCACGATTCCGATGTCTACCTGCGCCCTGCCGCCGTCTACCCCGATCCTTTCCGTGGCTCTCCcaacatcatcgtcctcgccgAGTGCTGGAACGCCGACGGCACTCCCAACAAGTACAACTACCGCCATGAGTGCGCCAAGGTCATGGAGGCCAACGCTGCTCTCGAGCCCTGGTTCGGTCTCGAGCAGGAGTACACTTTCCTCGACCACGATGACAGGCCCTATGGCTGGCCCGTTGGCGGTTTCCCTGCTCC TCAGGGTCCCTACTACTGCGGTGTAGGCAGCGGCAAGGTCGTCCTCCGTGACGTCGTTGAGGCCCACTACAAGGCCTGTCTGT ATGCTGGCGTCAACATCTCCGGTACCAACGCCGAGGTTCTCTCAAGTCAGTGGGAGTTCCAGGTCGGCCCTTGCGTCGGCATCAACATGGGCGACGAGCTCTGGATCGCACGTTTCTTCCTTGCCCGCATCGCCGAGGACTTTGGCGTCAAGATCTCCCTGCACCCCAAGCCCATCAAGGGTGCTTGGAACGGCAGCGGTCTGCACTCCAACTTCTCCACCAACCAGATGCGTGAGGAGGGTGGCATGAAGTACATCGAGGAGGCCCTCAAGGCCCTCGAGCCCCACCACGCCGAGTGTATCAAGGAGTACGGTGAGGACAACGACCTCCGTCTCACCGGTGACTGCGAGACCGGCTCCATCGAGAAGTTCAGCTGGGGTGTTGCCAACCGTGGCACATCCATCCGTGTTCCTCGCGAGACTGCTGCCCGTGGCTGCGGTTACTTCGAGGATCGCCGTCCCGCCTCCAACGCTGACCCTTACCGTGTCACCAAGATCCTGATGACCTCAATTTTCGGCAAGGCCTAA